In one window of Synchiropus splendidus isolate RoL2022-P1 chromosome 15, RoL_Sspl_1.0, whole genome shotgun sequence DNA:
- the LOC128771847 gene encoding myelin-associated glycoprotein-like isoform X2: MKEKAIRRNTVSLKCSSVNTFMVPLTSHRNKLAFSLPAGTMFRLTLLFPLLWILKDAGCQWHVWVPRDISAMTNSCVVIPCTFMYPSGIRPYRGIHGIWYFGQPYPQLFPPVVYKTRTDVVHESYKGRTKLLGDLHQRNCTLLINNVGPEHSGRYYFRADLGGANMYTFPDFAELKVLEQPNIDVPEEIVSDESLELTCYAPGNCPDMTPEIQWMYTDYLPDPEFSSDYVEEGNTAVLSNTLTFTPRPMHNGQLLGCRVFFQNTSLVYERLISLDIKYAPRSVWVNVSSEVMEGGSVTLHCEVDSNPVSKIVWKFGEQELLWDTAANLSLTLDDATPANEGVYTCVADNVYGVMNASLYLTVKYPPREPTVNESMVVQEGVSLYLHCSTQGSPAPTLTWLKNGELVGTITADELSVLTIKDITPQGDGVYRCLAENEHGRASSSLNITVEYAPVLLDESKCTVVREGVQCVCVAMGNPEPTVEFYLPDLNVTINETDNRYSFYTHTDGHTSTGMIKLREKGERVNNGGPAVNVHCSISNVYGRQSVPMELQQEKKYMMAVIVGTIGGVAVIAFIIAAVRYVGQNNKKENGNPRHDVVLENPALYYSAVKKDKQNLRKKVGEDGDYQPVGSLAGLERQELNYAALEFIGARPREGVLGQGDDGSNYSEIKAK; the protein is encoded by the exons ATGAAAGAAAAGGCCATCAGGAGAAACACTGTCAGCTTGAAGTGTTCCTCTGTTAACACGTTTATGGTCCCATTAACATCACATAGAAATAAACTTGCTTTTTCTCTGCCAGCGGGGACCATGTTCAGGCTGACGTTGCTTTTCCCACTGCTGTGGATCCTCAAAG ATGCCGGCTGCCAGTGGCACGTCTGGGTACCTCGGGACATCTCAGCAATGACCAACTCGTGTGTTGTCATCCCATGCACCTTCATGTATCCGTCCGGCATCCGGCCGTACCGTGGCATCCATGGAATCTGGTATTTCGGGCAGCCGTACCCTCAACTTTTCCCCCCTGTAGTCTACAAAACACGAACGGACGTTGTGCACGAGAGCTACAAGGGTCGCACCAAGCTGCTGGGTGACCTGCACCAGAGGAACTGCACTCTGCTCATCAACAATGTCGGACCAGAGCACTCAGGGAGATACTACTTCCGTGCTGACCTGGGCGGGGCCAACATGTACACCTTCCCAGACTTTGCTGAGCTCAAAGTTCTCG AGCAACCCAACATTGATGTTCCTGAGGAGATAGTGAGTGATGAAAGTCTTGAGTTGACCTGTTACGCACCAGGCAACTGTCCCGACATGACGCCAGAGATCCAGTGGATGTATACTGACTACCTGCCCGACCCGGAGTTCAGCAGCGACTATGTTGAGGAAGGAAACACGGCTGTGCTCTCCAACACACTGACCTTCACGCCCAGGCCGATGCACAACGGGCAGCTGCTGGGGTGCAGGGTCTTCTTCCAAAACACCTCACTGGTTTATGAGAGACTCATCTCTCTGGACATCAAGT ACGCTCCTCGCTCCGTCTGGGTGAACGTGTCCTCAGAGGTGATGGAGGGCGGCTCTGTGACGCTGCACTGTGAGGTGGACAGCAACCCGGTGTCTAAGATCGTCTGGAAGTTCGGGGAGCAGGAGCTTCTGTGGGACACGGCGGCCAACCTTTCTCTCACTCTGGATGATGCGACACCGGCCAATGAAGGAGTCTACACCTGCGTGGCTGACAACGTCTACGGCGTCATGAACGCGTCTCTCTATTTGACTGTCAAAT ACCCCCCACGTGAGCCCACCGTGAATGAGTCCATGGTTGTCCAGGAGGGAGTGTCGCTGTATCTGCACTGCAGCACGCAGGGCAGCCCGGCTCCCACCCTCACCTGGCTGAAAAATGGTGAGCTGGTGGGCACCATCACGGCAGATGAGTTGTCCGTGCTGACCATCAAAGACATCACGCCGCAGGGGGACGGCGTCTACCGCTGCCTGGCTGAAAACGAACACGGCCGAGCCAGCAGCTCTCTGAACATCACAGTGGAAT ATGCCCCAGTTCTTCTGGATGAGTCAAAGTGTACGGTGGTGAGAGAGGGTGTCCAGTGCGTCTGCGTTGCCATGGGAAACCCAGAACCCACCGTAGAGTTCTACCTACCGGACTTGAACGTCACCATCAATGAAACAGACAACCGCTACAGCTTCTACACCCACACGGACGGACACACGTCGACGGGTATGATCAAGCTGCGGGAGAAGGGAGAGCGGGTCAATAACGGCGGACCTGCGGTCAATGTCCACTGCAGCATCTCCAATGTATATGGAAGGCAGAGTGTCCCaatggagctgcagcaggaga AAAAATACATGATGGCTGTTATAGTGGGAACGATCGGAGGAGTAGCAGTCATAGCCTTCATCATTGCTGCGGTGAGATACGTCGGACAAAACAACAAGAA AGAGAATGGCAACCCTAGGCACGACGTGGTTCTGGAAAACCCAGCTTTGTACTACAGCGCAGTCAAGAAGGACAAACAAAATCTGAGGAAGAAAGTG GGAGAAGACGGGGATTATCAACCTGTGGGCTCTTTGGCAGGACTGGAGAGGCAAGAGTTGAATTATGCTGCTCTGGAGTTTATTGGTGCCAGGCCCAGGGAAGGGGTCTTAGGGCAGGGGGATGATGGCAGCAACTACTCAGAAATCAAGGCCAAATGA
- the LOC128771847 gene encoding myelin-associated glycoprotein-like isoform X1 — protein MKEKAIRRNTVSLKCSSVNTFMVPLTSHRNKLAFSLPAGTMFRLTLLFPLLWILKDAGCQWHVWVPRDISAMTNSCVVIPCTFMYPSGIRPYRGIHGIWYFGQPYPQLFPPVVYKTRTDVVHESYKGRTKLLGDLHQRNCTLLINNVGPEHSGRYYFRADLGGANMYTFPDFAELKVLEQPNIDVPEEIVSDESLELTCYAPGNCPDMTPEIQWMYTDYLPDPEFSSDYVEEGNTAVLSNTLTFTPRPMHNGQLLGCRVFFQNTSLVYERLISLDIKYAPRSVWVNVSSEVMEGGSVTLHCEVDSNPVSKIVWKFGEQELLWDTAANLSLTLDDATPANEGVYTCVADNVYGVMNASLYLTVKYPPREPTVNESMVVQEGVSLYLHCSTQGSPAPTLTWLKNGELVGTITADELSVLTIKDITPQGDGVYRCLAENEHGRASSSLNITVEYAPVLLDESKCTVVREGVQCVCVAMGNPEPTVEFYLPDLNVTINETDNRYSFYTHTDGHTSTGMIKLREKGERVNNGGPAVNVHCSISNVYGRQSVPMELQQEKKYMMAVIVGTIGGVAVIAFIIAAVRYVGQNNKKENGNPRHDVVLENPALYYSAVKKDKQNLRKKVLKTELLGSKFNSILEETTGEDGDYQPVGSLAGLERQELNYAALEFIGARPREGVLGQGDDGSNYSEIKAK, from the exons ATGAAAGAAAAGGCCATCAGGAGAAACACTGTCAGCTTGAAGTGTTCCTCTGTTAACACGTTTATGGTCCCATTAACATCACATAGAAATAAACTTGCTTTTTCTCTGCCAGCGGGGACCATGTTCAGGCTGACGTTGCTTTTCCCACTGCTGTGGATCCTCAAAG ATGCCGGCTGCCAGTGGCACGTCTGGGTACCTCGGGACATCTCAGCAATGACCAACTCGTGTGTTGTCATCCCATGCACCTTCATGTATCCGTCCGGCATCCGGCCGTACCGTGGCATCCATGGAATCTGGTATTTCGGGCAGCCGTACCCTCAACTTTTCCCCCCTGTAGTCTACAAAACACGAACGGACGTTGTGCACGAGAGCTACAAGGGTCGCACCAAGCTGCTGGGTGACCTGCACCAGAGGAACTGCACTCTGCTCATCAACAATGTCGGACCAGAGCACTCAGGGAGATACTACTTCCGTGCTGACCTGGGCGGGGCCAACATGTACACCTTCCCAGACTTTGCTGAGCTCAAAGTTCTCG AGCAACCCAACATTGATGTTCCTGAGGAGATAGTGAGTGATGAAAGTCTTGAGTTGACCTGTTACGCACCAGGCAACTGTCCCGACATGACGCCAGAGATCCAGTGGATGTATACTGACTACCTGCCCGACCCGGAGTTCAGCAGCGACTATGTTGAGGAAGGAAACACGGCTGTGCTCTCCAACACACTGACCTTCACGCCCAGGCCGATGCACAACGGGCAGCTGCTGGGGTGCAGGGTCTTCTTCCAAAACACCTCACTGGTTTATGAGAGACTCATCTCTCTGGACATCAAGT ACGCTCCTCGCTCCGTCTGGGTGAACGTGTCCTCAGAGGTGATGGAGGGCGGCTCTGTGACGCTGCACTGTGAGGTGGACAGCAACCCGGTGTCTAAGATCGTCTGGAAGTTCGGGGAGCAGGAGCTTCTGTGGGACACGGCGGCCAACCTTTCTCTCACTCTGGATGATGCGACACCGGCCAATGAAGGAGTCTACACCTGCGTGGCTGACAACGTCTACGGCGTCATGAACGCGTCTCTCTATTTGACTGTCAAAT ACCCCCCACGTGAGCCCACCGTGAATGAGTCCATGGTTGTCCAGGAGGGAGTGTCGCTGTATCTGCACTGCAGCACGCAGGGCAGCCCGGCTCCCACCCTCACCTGGCTGAAAAATGGTGAGCTGGTGGGCACCATCACGGCAGATGAGTTGTCCGTGCTGACCATCAAAGACATCACGCCGCAGGGGGACGGCGTCTACCGCTGCCTGGCTGAAAACGAACACGGCCGAGCCAGCAGCTCTCTGAACATCACAGTGGAAT ATGCCCCAGTTCTTCTGGATGAGTCAAAGTGTACGGTGGTGAGAGAGGGTGTCCAGTGCGTCTGCGTTGCCATGGGAAACCCAGAACCCACCGTAGAGTTCTACCTACCGGACTTGAACGTCACCATCAATGAAACAGACAACCGCTACAGCTTCTACACCCACACGGACGGACACACGTCGACGGGTATGATCAAGCTGCGGGAGAAGGGAGAGCGGGTCAATAACGGCGGACCTGCGGTCAATGTCCACTGCAGCATCTCCAATGTATATGGAAGGCAGAGTGTCCCaatggagctgcagcaggaga AAAAATACATGATGGCTGTTATAGTGGGAACGATCGGAGGAGTAGCAGTCATAGCCTTCATCATTGCTGCGGTGAGATACGTCGGACAAAACAACAAGAA AGAGAATGGCAACCCTAGGCACGACGTGGTTCTGGAAAACCCAGCTTTGTACTACAGCGCAGTCAAGAAGGACAAACAAAATCTGAGGAAGAAAGTG CTTAAGACAGAGCTGTTGGGCTCAAAGTTTAACTCCATTCTAGAGGAAACCACG GGAGAAGACGGGGATTATCAACCTGTGGGCTCTTTGGCAGGACTGGAGAGGCAAGAGTTGAATTATGCTGCTCTGGAGTTTATTGGTGCCAGGCCCAGGGAAGGGGTCTTAGGGCAGGGGGATGATGGCAGCAACTACTCAGAAATCAAGGCCAAATGA
- the LOC128771847 gene encoding myelin-associated glycoprotein-like isoform X3 — MFRLTLLFPLLWILKDAGCQWHVWVPRDISAMTNSCVVIPCTFMYPSGIRPYRGIHGIWYFGQPYPQLFPPVVYKTRTDVVHESYKGRTKLLGDLHQRNCTLLINNVGPEHSGRYYFRADLGGANMYTFPDFAELKVLEQPNIDVPEEIVSDESLELTCYAPGNCPDMTPEIQWMYTDYLPDPEFSSDYVEEGNTAVLSNTLTFTPRPMHNGQLLGCRVFFQNTSLVYERLISLDIKYAPRSVWVNVSSEVMEGGSVTLHCEVDSNPVSKIVWKFGEQELLWDTAANLSLTLDDATPANEGVYTCVADNVYGVMNASLYLTVKYPPREPTVNESMVVQEGVSLYLHCSTQGSPAPTLTWLKNGELVGTITADELSVLTIKDITPQGDGVYRCLAENEHGRASSSLNITVEYAPVLLDESKCTVVREGVQCVCVAMGNPEPTVEFYLPDLNVTINETDNRYSFYTHTDGHTSTGMIKLREKGERVNNGGPAVNVHCSISNVYGRQSVPMELQQEKKYMMAVIVGTIGGVAVIAFIIAAVRYVGQNNKKENGNPRHDVVLENPALYYSAVKKDKQNLRKKVLKTELLGSKFNSILEETTGEDGDYQPVGSLAGLERQELNYAALEFIGARPREGVLGQGDDGSNYSEIKAK; from the exons ATGTTCAGGCTGACGTTGCTTTTCCCACTGCTGTGGATCCTCAAAG ATGCCGGCTGCCAGTGGCACGTCTGGGTACCTCGGGACATCTCAGCAATGACCAACTCGTGTGTTGTCATCCCATGCACCTTCATGTATCCGTCCGGCATCCGGCCGTACCGTGGCATCCATGGAATCTGGTATTTCGGGCAGCCGTACCCTCAACTTTTCCCCCCTGTAGTCTACAAAACACGAACGGACGTTGTGCACGAGAGCTACAAGGGTCGCACCAAGCTGCTGGGTGACCTGCACCAGAGGAACTGCACTCTGCTCATCAACAATGTCGGACCAGAGCACTCAGGGAGATACTACTTCCGTGCTGACCTGGGCGGGGCCAACATGTACACCTTCCCAGACTTTGCTGAGCTCAAAGTTCTCG AGCAACCCAACATTGATGTTCCTGAGGAGATAGTGAGTGATGAAAGTCTTGAGTTGACCTGTTACGCACCAGGCAACTGTCCCGACATGACGCCAGAGATCCAGTGGATGTATACTGACTACCTGCCCGACCCGGAGTTCAGCAGCGACTATGTTGAGGAAGGAAACACGGCTGTGCTCTCCAACACACTGACCTTCACGCCCAGGCCGATGCACAACGGGCAGCTGCTGGGGTGCAGGGTCTTCTTCCAAAACACCTCACTGGTTTATGAGAGACTCATCTCTCTGGACATCAAGT ACGCTCCTCGCTCCGTCTGGGTGAACGTGTCCTCAGAGGTGATGGAGGGCGGCTCTGTGACGCTGCACTGTGAGGTGGACAGCAACCCGGTGTCTAAGATCGTCTGGAAGTTCGGGGAGCAGGAGCTTCTGTGGGACACGGCGGCCAACCTTTCTCTCACTCTGGATGATGCGACACCGGCCAATGAAGGAGTCTACACCTGCGTGGCTGACAACGTCTACGGCGTCATGAACGCGTCTCTCTATTTGACTGTCAAAT ACCCCCCACGTGAGCCCACCGTGAATGAGTCCATGGTTGTCCAGGAGGGAGTGTCGCTGTATCTGCACTGCAGCACGCAGGGCAGCCCGGCTCCCACCCTCACCTGGCTGAAAAATGGTGAGCTGGTGGGCACCATCACGGCAGATGAGTTGTCCGTGCTGACCATCAAAGACATCACGCCGCAGGGGGACGGCGTCTACCGCTGCCTGGCTGAAAACGAACACGGCCGAGCCAGCAGCTCTCTGAACATCACAGTGGAAT ATGCCCCAGTTCTTCTGGATGAGTCAAAGTGTACGGTGGTGAGAGAGGGTGTCCAGTGCGTCTGCGTTGCCATGGGAAACCCAGAACCCACCGTAGAGTTCTACCTACCGGACTTGAACGTCACCATCAATGAAACAGACAACCGCTACAGCTTCTACACCCACACGGACGGACACACGTCGACGGGTATGATCAAGCTGCGGGAGAAGGGAGAGCGGGTCAATAACGGCGGACCTGCGGTCAATGTCCACTGCAGCATCTCCAATGTATATGGAAGGCAGAGTGTCCCaatggagctgcagcaggaga AAAAATACATGATGGCTGTTATAGTGGGAACGATCGGAGGAGTAGCAGTCATAGCCTTCATCATTGCTGCGGTGAGATACGTCGGACAAAACAACAAGAA AGAGAATGGCAACCCTAGGCACGACGTGGTTCTGGAAAACCCAGCTTTGTACTACAGCGCAGTCAAGAAGGACAAACAAAATCTGAGGAAGAAAGTG CTTAAGACAGAGCTGTTGGGCTCAAAGTTTAACTCCATTCTAGAGGAAACCACG GGAGAAGACGGGGATTATCAACCTGTGGGCTCTTTGGCAGGACTGGAGAGGCAAGAGTTGAATTATGCTGCTCTGGAGTTTATTGGTGCCAGGCCCAGGGAAGGGGTCTTAGGGCAGGGGGATGATGGCAGCAACTACTCAGAAATCAAGGCCAAATGA
- the LOC128771847 gene encoding myelin-associated glycoprotein-like isoform X4, with translation MKEKAIRRNTVSLKCSSVNTFMVPLTSHRNKLAFSLPAGTMFRLTLLFPLLWILKDAGCQWHVWVPRDISAMTNSCVVIPCTFMYPSGIRPYRGIHGIWYFGQPYPQLFPPVVYKTRTDVVHESYKGRTKLLGDLHQRNCTLLINNVGPEHSGRYYFRADLGGANMYTFPDFAELKVLEQPNIDVPEEIVSDESLELTCYAPGNCPDMTPEIQWMYTDYLPDPEFSSDYVEEGNTAVLSNTLTFTPRPMHNGQLLGCRVFFQNTSLVYERLISLDIKYAPRSVWVNVSSEVMEGGSVTLHCEVDSNPVSKIVWKFGEQELLWDTAANLSLTLDDATPANEGVYTCVADNVYGVMNASLYLTVKYPPREPTVNESMVVQEGVSLYLHCSTQGSPAPTLTWLKNGELVGTITADELSVLTIKDITPQGDGVYRCLAENEHGRASSSLNITVEYAPVLLDESKCTVVREGVQCVCVAMGNPEPTVEFYLPDLNVTINETDNRYSFYTHTDGHTSTGMIKLREKGERVNNGGPAVNVHCSISNVYGRQSVPMELQQEKKYMMAVIVGTIGGVAVIAFIIAAVRYVGQNNKKEKTGIINLWALWQDWRGKS, from the exons ATGAAAGAAAAGGCCATCAGGAGAAACACTGTCAGCTTGAAGTGTTCCTCTGTTAACACGTTTATGGTCCCATTAACATCACATAGAAATAAACTTGCTTTTTCTCTGCCAGCGGGGACCATGTTCAGGCTGACGTTGCTTTTCCCACTGCTGTGGATCCTCAAAG ATGCCGGCTGCCAGTGGCACGTCTGGGTACCTCGGGACATCTCAGCAATGACCAACTCGTGTGTTGTCATCCCATGCACCTTCATGTATCCGTCCGGCATCCGGCCGTACCGTGGCATCCATGGAATCTGGTATTTCGGGCAGCCGTACCCTCAACTTTTCCCCCCTGTAGTCTACAAAACACGAACGGACGTTGTGCACGAGAGCTACAAGGGTCGCACCAAGCTGCTGGGTGACCTGCACCAGAGGAACTGCACTCTGCTCATCAACAATGTCGGACCAGAGCACTCAGGGAGATACTACTTCCGTGCTGACCTGGGCGGGGCCAACATGTACACCTTCCCAGACTTTGCTGAGCTCAAAGTTCTCG AGCAACCCAACATTGATGTTCCTGAGGAGATAGTGAGTGATGAAAGTCTTGAGTTGACCTGTTACGCACCAGGCAACTGTCCCGACATGACGCCAGAGATCCAGTGGATGTATACTGACTACCTGCCCGACCCGGAGTTCAGCAGCGACTATGTTGAGGAAGGAAACACGGCTGTGCTCTCCAACACACTGACCTTCACGCCCAGGCCGATGCACAACGGGCAGCTGCTGGGGTGCAGGGTCTTCTTCCAAAACACCTCACTGGTTTATGAGAGACTCATCTCTCTGGACATCAAGT ACGCTCCTCGCTCCGTCTGGGTGAACGTGTCCTCAGAGGTGATGGAGGGCGGCTCTGTGACGCTGCACTGTGAGGTGGACAGCAACCCGGTGTCTAAGATCGTCTGGAAGTTCGGGGAGCAGGAGCTTCTGTGGGACACGGCGGCCAACCTTTCTCTCACTCTGGATGATGCGACACCGGCCAATGAAGGAGTCTACACCTGCGTGGCTGACAACGTCTACGGCGTCATGAACGCGTCTCTCTATTTGACTGTCAAAT ACCCCCCACGTGAGCCCACCGTGAATGAGTCCATGGTTGTCCAGGAGGGAGTGTCGCTGTATCTGCACTGCAGCACGCAGGGCAGCCCGGCTCCCACCCTCACCTGGCTGAAAAATGGTGAGCTGGTGGGCACCATCACGGCAGATGAGTTGTCCGTGCTGACCATCAAAGACATCACGCCGCAGGGGGACGGCGTCTACCGCTGCCTGGCTGAAAACGAACACGGCCGAGCCAGCAGCTCTCTGAACATCACAGTGGAAT ATGCCCCAGTTCTTCTGGATGAGTCAAAGTGTACGGTGGTGAGAGAGGGTGTCCAGTGCGTCTGCGTTGCCATGGGAAACCCAGAACCCACCGTAGAGTTCTACCTACCGGACTTGAACGTCACCATCAATGAAACAGACAACCGCTACAGCTTCTACACCCACACGGACGGACACACGTCGACGGGTATGATCAAGCTGCGGGAGAAGGGAGAGCGGGTCAATAACGGCGGACCTGCGGTCAATGTCCACTGCAGCATCTCCAATGTATATGGAAGGCAGAGTGTCCCaatggagctgcagcaggaga AAAAATACATGATGGCTGTTATAGTGGGAACGATCGGAGGAGTAGCAGTCATAGCCTTCATCATTGCTGCGGTGAGATACGTCGGACAAAACAACAAGAA GGAGAAGACGGGGATTATCAACCTGTGGGCTCTTTGGCAGGACTGGAGAGGCAAGAGTTGA